Proteins encoded by one window of Amaranthus tricolor cultivar Red isolate AtriRed21 chromosome 4, ASM2621246v1, whole genome shotgun sequence:
- the LOC130809883 gene encoding uncharacterized protein LOC130809883: MAKKRKSAASNLDEVDRTMYTTFCSAATSLSQLYTQAMNHQKLCFQAGERHGHEKLYQWILRQQETGVRVTTMDILTFLQNELDYCGDETSMSPRAPIAHHHSQAPSHIANTGFLHSGSSAQIQAAHLPPRSEQYENQTKNSVFSNALASPVRRTLQHYHLAQGGYCPSGASPPPPGNAARSNESNYGSNQNKDSNSNDSLMDMHQDSPGPESSY, translated from the exons ATGGCGAAAAAGAGGAAATCTGCTGCTTCAAACCTAGATGAGGTGGATCGAACCATGTACACAACCTTTTGTAGCGCAGCAACCTCTCTTTCTCAACTTTATACACAAGCCATGAACCACCAGAAACTTTGTTTTCAGGCCGGTGAACGCCATGGACAT GAAAAACTTTATCAGTGGATCTTAAGACAACAAGAGACGGGTGTTAGAGTGACAACAATGGACATACTTACTTTCCTTCAG AATGAGCTTGATTATTGTGGAGATGAAACATCAATGTCCCCTCGAGCTCCCATAGCACATCACCATTCACAAGCTCCCTCACATATTGCAAATACTGGATTTCTTCATTCTGGATCATCAGCCCAAATTCAAGCTGCTCACTTACCACCTAGATCTGAGCAGTATGAAAATCAGACTAAGAATTCAGTCTTCTCCAATGCTTTGGCAAGTCCGGTCCGTAGGACTCTTCAGCACTATCACCTAGCTCAAGGAGGGTATTGCCCAAGCGGTGCATCCCCACCACCACCCGGTAATGCTGCGCGAAGTAATGAAAGCAATTATGGAAGTAACCAGAACAAGGATTCAAACTCAAATGATTCATTAATGGACATGCATCAAGATAGCCCAGGTCCCGAATCTAGTTACTGA